In Zunongwangia sp. HGR-M22, the sequence TGTTAGCTATAATGTTCCCTGCATTTTGTATTCTTAGTATTGTAAGAAATTCTAACGCTTTTAAAAAGAGAGGCAAATTGATGTGGACTTTAGTGGTAATTTTAATTCCTATTATTGGATCATTCCTGTATTTATCTATCGGAAGAGAAAAGGTTTTAAATACTGAAATTCAGTCTAACATTCAATAGCACCCTATAACGTTTGAAATAAGAAAAGCCCTCATTATATTTGAGAGCTTTTTTTATTTATAAATTTATTTATAAACGGTATTTTCCTGTTCTGCAACCCTTATAAATGTTGTTCTTTTAGTAAGTTCTTTTAACCTACTCGCACCAACGTAAGTACAGGTACTTCTAAGTCCTCCAAGAATATCTTGCAGTGTATTTTCAACGGCTCCTCTATAAGGCACTTCTACTGTTTTACCCTCACTCGCACGATACTCTGCTACGCCTCCGGCATGTTTTTCCATTGCAGTGTTAGAACTCATTCCGTAGAAACGTTTATATTTTTCACCCTGTAATTCGATAATATCACCACCACTTTCATCATGGCCAGCTAGCATACCTCCCAGCATCACAAAATCGGCACCAGCACCAAATGCTTTTGCAATATCTCCAGGAATAGCGCAACCACCATCACTTATTATTTGCCCGCCTAATCCATGAGCTGCATCGGCACATTCAATAATTGCGGACAATTGTGGGTAGCCAACTCCGGTTTTCACTCTTGTGGTACAAACCGATCCTGGTCCTATCCCTACTTTTACAATATCGGCTCCGGCTATCAGCAACTCTTCTACCATTTCACCTGTCACAACATTTCCGGCGATGATTACTTTTTCAGGGAAATTCTCTCTGGTTTTTTCCAAAAATTCTACAAAATGTTCAGAATAACCATTTGCAACATCAATGCAGATAAATTTTAGATCTTTAGAGAGTGATAAAATTTCCTTTAATTTCTTAGAATCTTCTTTCCCCGTTCCTGTACTTACCGCTATATAATTCTTAAGTTCTGGTGAGGTTTCCTCAATAAAAGTTTTCCATTCTTCAATAGTATAATGCTTATGGATTGCCGTAAACAATTTCTTCTCAGCTAACTTTTTTGCCATTTCAAATGTTCCTACGGTATCCATATTAGCTGCCATAATTGGTGTACCGGTCCAGGTAATTTTTGCATGCAAAAAAGTATACGTTCGCTCTAGGCTTACCTGTGATCTACTTTTTAGGGTAGAACGCTTTGGACGTATCATCACATCCTTAAACCCAAGTTTTAAATCCTGCTCAATTCTCATTCAACTTTCAATTTAGTTACCCTCAAAAATATAAGTTAGTTTGATATAAATTCAGTATGATTAATTAAATTTCACCAAAATCTTAAAAATGCTTTACGCCCAACAACTAACGAAAATTATTCGAATTTAATCTACACCAGATAAACAGGCACAAAGCAAAACCAAAAATTCTAATTCTTTTTCCTGAAAACTAAAAGACTAACTTTATTATAAAATTATTGAACCTTGAAGAAAATAGAGATTATTGAAAAGAAAGTACTATCGAATGAATGGGCCAT encodes:
- a CDS encoding PLD nuclease N-terminal domain-containing protein, which produces MNFIDQELQFFILQSLGLLAIMFPAFCILSIVRNSNAFKKRGKLMWTLVVILIPIIGSFLYLSIGREKVLNTEIQSNIQ
- a CDS encoding GMP reductase, whose translation is MRIEQDLKLGFKDVMIRPKRSTLKSRSQVSLERTYTFLHAKITWTGTPIMAANMDTVGTFEMAKKLAEKKLFTAIHKHYTIEEWKTFIEETSPELKNYIAVSTGTGKEDSKKLKEILSLSKDLKFICIDVANGYSEHFVEFLEKTRENFPEKVIIAGNVVTGEMVEELLIAGADIVKVGIGPGSVCTTRVKTGVGYPQLSAIIECADAAHGLGGQIISDGGCAIPGDIAKAFGAGADFVMLGGMLAGHDESGGDIIELQGEKYKRFYGMSSNTAMEKHAGGVAEYRASEGKTVEVPYRGAVENTLQDILGGLRSTCTYVGASRLKELTKRTTFIRVAEQENTVYK